One genomic window of Silurus meridionalis isolate SWU-2019-XX chromosome 22, ASM1480568v1, whole genome shotgun sequence includes the following:
- the gngt1 gene encoding guanine nucleotide-binding protein G(T) subunit gamma-T1, with translation MPVIDVENLTDLDKAKMEVDQLKQEVKLEREKVSKCCEEVMEYIQSGMDEDPLVKGIPEEKNPFKEKGGCVIC, from the exons ATGCCAGTTATAGATGTAGAGAACCTAACAGACTTGGATAAGGCTAAAATGGAAGTAGATCAGTTGAAGCAAGAGGTGAAGCTGGAAAGGGAAAAG GTGTCTAAATGTTGTGAAGAAGTCATGGAATACATACAGAGTGGTATGGATGAAGATCCTCTGGTCAAAGGCATCCCAGAAGAAAAGAATCCATTCAAGGAAAAGGGTGGATGTGTTATTTGCTAA